The segment acccccttcaccaccgctaccagactcagacgaagaagaagcagacatggtccttactctttgcaaaatctgaggaaattcttgaaagcggagagagaattttcgcaaaggagatagagtgcagaagaagcagtcgcaaaagtgcttcaatgatgaagaagggaggtatttatcagattcggcgaagatttcaaaatcgtcgcaccgtttcgaatcccaccttttcaggattcaacggccggattttactgtcgcatttaatgcagccacatgcaaggcacgtcccctgacgtcagcctcccccgtacctttatccagaatgccgaagtgactcgcttcgccgaagtgattcacttcgtctttcggggggggtagtgatggggtgcgtactaaacaagcccgacagcaatgacggcccatcagcccaaagcccaaggaagagtatgagttcggcattaccaaagagttcggcctcagcctacagctcggtaaaagccgaccaagctctgctctcaggtcggcatcaagctctactctcagatcggcaaccaaagcagttcggtctcagttttcgaccgaacaaggagttagtggacccatgcaggatttccacaacttccaacacacccactaccacgtggcgtcaactcaggccacgatcttaggccatgacctacacgacctccacgacctagagtgatgatgtaagccacgatcttagttcaatgtataaatagaacttagatctgatagaaaggggttagaagcactctagagataaaacaccatatagcaagtttgtatttgtaagctgtagaaaacagatcaagcaatacaaacctgcccccatttctccccgtggacgtagatttacctcagtaaatcgaaccacgtaaaattctctgtgtcgtgatctgtattttcctgtatttactaacatcaacaattcgcggactcatcaatattcttataaaataattaatttgttttaatattCTATACATAATCAaccataaattttaattatatatatcggtaattatattgtttaataaatttaatcTCACTCATAAAACGCGGAAATAACTAATAAGGATTAAGGAGTACTCCATTTCTTTGCCGTTGAAAATATCGATCCAAATTTTGTTGACAATTAAGTTCGATGAAACGCTCGATTATAATATGGCAACTATATATTGTTAATAAATAcgaattatttcaaaataaaaccGTAATTAAGTAATTGGGATTACAATATTAATGTGGGAGATTTTCCGATTCTTGCATATATAATGAGCGGAGCTACACCATTTCAATATATAGTAGATGCAACCAATATATTAGTAAACGAAAAGAAAGGTTGAACAAAGTAGAATGGCTAAACTATCTTTAGTTATCTTCCTTCTATTATCAGGtatacatatttatttttattggataattttatatttatttcattagatAAACAATTGAATATGTTTTTGCAGTGGTGCTAGGCACAGTCGTTGAAGTGAATGCACAACAAAAATGCACAACTATAATTGATAACAGAGGTTGTAGCCTTCCAGATTGTGAAGCTAACTGTAAGGCCGAATTCAAAGGGGAAGGATATTGCGCTCCTAATGGATTTGGCGGCATTTTAGTGTGTAATTGCAAATATGATTGTGCATCATTCTAAATTGCAATTAGCTTAATCATTAAGTGGCTTACTGTTTAACAAATCTTGAAATttctagatttttttttatcaatgtgATGTAATTTTCATGTGTGATTCTAAAAACACCAGGTTTAGAGATGTTCCCTCTCAATCTCATCAGCATAGATCAATAGTAACATCATTTTATTATCTTACaattgaaaaataaagaaatacaaTTACACTCCTTTCTCAACTAatcattattgcaagaaaaaaataaagaataaataaaacatactccctccgtcctcaaagAGTATAAACTTTAGGTTCGGCACgtgttttaatgcattattggtaaaataagagagtaaTAGATAACaaaagttttttaagtattattagtggagaatgagtctcacctcattaaagagaagagaatttccaaaattggaatatTCATACTATTTGAAGAcggatgaaaaaagaaatagtgcatactctctaggaagggacggagagagtatttgtaATTACACTCCTATTTTATTGCGCGTTGTTTTAGGTCATTTGTAAAGAATCGACCAAGAATAAATAGATTCAACTTCTACCTACCACCACACGTAGTTAGCtagaaattttatttatttgattattctatAATTTTTTGTAACATATTAAAGTTCAATTAATTGGAAATGGGACAGTTAATGGTTATTTGTACAAAAGTCATGTTACTTCTTATTACACGTTTATGAAAACTAATTGAGTTTCTTAAAAGTGGTCAACCTTAAATAAGGGagtataaaagaaataaaattaaataaaagaaataaaattaaaagaagcTGCAAATGAGACATGGATATATAATTAGTGTGTGAATATTTGttgtatactataaattaaagtCCACCGACTACTAGCCTACAATTAGAAGCAAATTAATATGTTGCTGGATTTTAATGACGAATCGTTTTTAGGATACAGTTGGATTCAAGGTAACTGAATTAATTCTGAAATGGTGATGAATTAATTATGTTTTACCTTGCTGCATAAAAAGTGCAAATTGCTTTAACTGAAGATATTTTAGGACTTATACGTCAAATACTGTTGAACTTTTCTCCTTTTACCATGTGTgatggagtaattttttgattaatttatatttgaataaataatCAAGACGTATATGAATTCTACTATACAAATTAACACTCCATATCACTAATCTTCGAATATAtacaaatactagtactaaattACACCTTCGGTCCACAATTTAAAGTCTCACTttaatttgatgtgaattttaagaaatgtaaaagaaaatttAGTGGAATACGAATAATCGAATCCCAATGTTAGTTTTacataatagaatgtgagtgtaatgaattaatagaaagtgagagtcacttaccaaaaatggaaaagcAAATAACGGACATTATTTTGTGGACAAACCGAAATACAAATGTGATTACTATTATTTGCGAACATTATTTGCAAACAGATAGAGTGCATCATATCAACGGaatatttacttatttattatttcatcattttattaaaccGTTTTGCACCTTTAAAGTAGTAACTAATTAAACCGTTTTGAATCCGGAAAATCCGTCATTTCGGTCGTGAATCGTCGACTGATTGACCCGCTTCAACAACCGTAAAGAATAATGATAGTGTGCTTGGAGATTCGATTCCTTATCTGTGCACAATGTAAAAATACCTTAACCACTCCACGACAAGCACCTTAGTCAAATACTCCATTTTaactatatataaattttaagtattatattttcaaaatatttgtatttaattaaatattcactcatttttattacttCGTCTGTTCGCAATGAAATTTCTcatatattttttctcattcatccgtcaataaatatctcatttcacgTTTACTAATATTAACCTATGGACtctacattctactaactcatttcaattacattttataataaaatgccaTCACTTTATTTaacaaatcaaacaaaaattcTTAAAACATTTACTGACGGACAGGTGGAATACTTGTTATGCTTTCTCAATCCCACGTTTTAGACAGCCCACAATATACAAAGGTGGTAAATATGAGATGAAttcgtatatatatatatgcgttTCCCTTCCAAAATAAATACCCACGGCCGCTTGCTTTCCCTtcctaaacatatatatacCCTATGGCTAGGCCGCAGCCACTCCTTTTCATCTTCTTTCTCATTGCTAATTCCTTCAATGCCGATGCCGCCGGAGTCAAATTCGAGCTCATCCACCGCCACCACTTGCATCCCGGCGACCCCCTTCCGCCGCGGAAGTTAGTCCACAGCGACGCCTCTCGCGCGCAAGCGATATCAAGGAAAGTGAGGAGCAGATTGAATGCTTCCGGTGAACTTCCGTTGCATTCCGCCGCCGACTACGGCGTGGGGCAGTACCTGGTGAAGCTCAACATGGGATCGCCGGGGCAGCATCTGGTGCTGATCCCCGACACCGGGAGTGACCTCACTTGGACCAAGTGCAGGTACActtagaaagaaaagaaaaggatgaATAATGATTTCCCATCTAAATAGTACTCAACTGATCCCAATTGCAGGTACAAGTGCAACGATGATGACTGCGGCCGAATAAAGAGCGGCCACCGCAGCCGTTTGTTCCGTGCAGATCGCTCCTCGTCGTTCAAGACTGTGACCTGCTCTTCCACCTCCTGCCAGACTGATCTTGCTGATCTCTTCTCCCTCACTATCTGCCCTTCTCCACTCCACCCCTGCGCCTATAATTACAGGTAGattcacacacacacttcaTTATTTGCAAGTAAAGTAGCCAATTAAGTACTCTTTTATATGTTCAAAAATAGATgtcacaatttatttttttcacaaaaaatgtCATATATTTTTTCCCCACAAAGAtgctacattttttttaaataaaatcccttacattaatataaataaatatactctgaattattttctctctccatataatatataaaatatctcctaaaatctcatattattatctatatatgCCATCTATGGATGAAAGGAGTATTTGGGGTTGAATTAGTCATTGGCACACTTACTAgtgtgaaattaaaattaagagcTCTACAAAATGACATGAATATTATGATAGGGACACTCCTACCGTCCGTCATTAATTGGTTTAAGTTGACTcacttcaattttaattttcacaTTTAATATACTTTAGTAAGTTAATCTCATAAATCACTATTTCATTCcactattataaaattaacagaagtaatatataaaataaaattcacatttcattaatttttttctcattttttaaaaaaagttaaacaattttttaaagcCGCACTTGCAATTAATAGAGACCAAAGAAAGCAATAGAAAGTGAGCtggaaaaaattagtagtaGAATATGGACCCACCTACttttaaatagtagtattatttttgcaaaaataatgaaaaaatataagTTAGTGAAACGTGGAGCTAGGAAATATTAATTTGtggattgaaaaaaaaattgatacaaTTAATTGCGACGAGAGGAACACTTTTTTAAGTGAATTGAAAGCAAGTAGCAACCCTATCTTAGATTTTCTCACACATTTTATAAAGTCCCTCCTCTTTTAGCCATCACaaaatatttattcattttctagTATTATTGCATTTCGGAAAAAGAAACCTCATTTAGTcatttataatttattcaagctcacaaaaatgaaaacaaatgaGCCTAGCTCTCCCTCTTTAATTGAATAGTCtcattaattatttctttccatatTCACAACACGATCAGCTACGTGGATGGCACGTTTGCGCTGGGcgtattcgcccacgagaccgtcACGTTCAGCCTCACCAACGGGAGGAAGGCGAGGCTCCGCAACGTTCTCGTGGGCTGCAGCGAGTCCTCCACCGGCCGGAGCCTACTCGGCGCCGACGGCATAATGGGACTGGGATACAGCCCCAACTCGACCGCCGCCCATGCCGCGGGCGTGTTCGGGGGCAAGTTCTCGTACTGCCTCGTCGACCACCTGAGCCCGAGAAGCGCCTCGAGCCACCTCATCTTCGGCTCCTACAAGGACGCCAACGTCTCCGTGGCCCGGATCCGGCACACGGAGCTCGTGCTGGGCGCGATCGGCACGTTCTACGCCGTCCGCGTCCGAGGCATCTCGGTCGGGGGCACAATGCTCGACATCCCGGCCGAGGTCTGGGACTTCGGCCGCGGCGGCGGCGCGTTTCTGGACTCGGGCATGACGCTCACGGTGCTGACGACGCCAGCTTACGAGCCCGTGATGGCGGCCTTGGGGGAGCCGCTGCGAGGTTTCGAGCGGGTGTACTACGGAGAAGTGGGCCCCGAGTACTGCTTCAACTCGACCGGGTTTGATGAGAGGGTTGTGCCGAGGTTCGTGCTGCATTTTGTGGACGGGGCGAGGTTTGAGCCGCCGGTGAAGAGCTACGTGATCGATGACGCGCCCGGGGTGAAGTGCCTCGGGTTGGCGGATGGCGGGGCGGGGCCGGATGCGAGTATTGTTGGGAATATTATGCAGCAGAATCATTTGTGGGAGTTTGATTTTGGCAAGAGGAGATTGGGGTTTGGTCCCTCCTCTTGTACTTAGGCTCAATTTGGTCACCATCCATCCCTTTTTCTCATTCAAATTTATATGTAGATTGCATGAAATGATAATTGTTTGAGGGTACATGAGTGGGTTATAGTGATATAGTGCTTTATCAAAAGTGCTACTAATAAGATGGTGTGATTGTGATGGTTAGCATTGTTGAggatttattttgttgtttcTTCGCTTCTTTGTCAACGCTAAATCTTTATTTGGTCACTGATTAATTACCTCTTTTGGTGTACTTATGTTTTGactttaagtaaaaaaaaactacGGTTAGTAAAGTCTGTTGTGCTTGTAAGTAGtacttccataaaaaatcaattttgtaTAGCAAATCAATTCTAACTTGCTAAGATATCACCTTCTTAATTATAATGAGTAAATCTAAATCTTTTtccattaaatttaatttttttaagattcTAGTATAGGTgcga is part of the Salvia splendens isolate huo1 unplaced genomic scaffold, SspV2 ctg941, whole genome shotgun sequence genome and harbors:
- the LOC121791859 gene encoding aspartic proteinase NANA, chloroplast-like → MARPQPLLFIFFLIANSFNADAAGVKFELIHRHHLHPGDPLPPRKLVHSDASRAQAISRKVRSRLNASGELPLHSAADYGVGQYLVKLNMGSPGQHLVLIPDTGSDLTWTKCRYKCNDDDCGRIKSGHRSRLFRADRSSSFKTVTCSSTSCQTDLADLFSLTICPSPLHPCAYNYSYVDGTFALGVFAHETVTFSLTNGRKARLRNVLVGCSESSTGRSLLGADGIMGLGYSPNSTAAHAAGVFGGKFSYCLVDHLSPRSASSHLIFGSYKDANVSVARIRHTELVLGAIGTFYAVRVRGISVGGTMLDIPAEVWDFGRGGGAFLDSGMTLTVLTTPAYEPVMAALGEPLRGFERVYYGEVGPEYCFNSTGFDERVVPRFVLHFVDGARFEPPVKSYVIDDAPGVKCLGLADGGAGPDASIVGNIMQQNHLWEFDFGKRRLGFGPSSCT